AGCTAATTCTTGAATTACATATTCTGAAACTTTGTTTTCAAGTATTACATTTTCTATTTCCGGAGACATTGTAAGAACTTCATATATACCTACTCTGCCTTTATACCCCAAACCATGACATTTTTCACATCCACGACTTTTATAAAATTTTATATTATTAAGTTCTTCTTGATCTAATTGAGAACCAGAATTTACTGGAATAGAAGATAAAATATTTAATATCTGTGTCATTTTTTCATTATCTATTTTTTCTTCCTCTTTACAATCTGGACATATTTTTCTTACAAGTCTCTGACCTATAATAGAGTTTATTGCGGGAGATAATAAAAATGGTTTTACTCCCATTGCAAGTAATCTTGGTATAGCAGCAGAACTAGAGTTTGTATGAAGTGTAGATATTACGAGATGTCCAGTTAGAGCTGCATTTATAGCAGTATCAGCTGTTTCTAAATCTCTTATTTCTCCTACCATTACAATATCAGGATCTTGTCTTAAAATAGATTTGAGTCCTGACGCAAAGCTATAATCTTTGTCTTTTTGAATTTGTGATTGATTGACACCTTGTAATCTATATTCAATTGGATCTTCTAAAGTTATAATTTTATTCTCTGGTGAATTTAATTTTTTGAGTATTCCATATAATGTAGTAGTTTTACCAGATCCTGTAGGGCCAGTGGTTATTATCATCCCGTTTGGTCTTTTTATTTGTTGATCCAAGTCTACAAATGATTTACCACGAATACCCAAACTTTCAAATCCCAAGCTATTTGTAGAAGACCTGAGTAATCTCATAACAACACTCTCTCCAAAATTTGTAGGTATTGTTGAAACTCTAACATCTATATCCTCTTTACTTAAATGTATCGTAAATCTTCCATCTTGTGGTTTTTCTGTAATATTTATTTTGAGCCCTGAAATAAGCTTTATTCTAGAAATAATTTTAGACCATATTTCCGAATCAAGTGATGCTACAATATGGAGTACTCCATCTATTCTCATTCTTACTTTTATTCCATCCTCCTGTGCCTCTATATGAATATCCGAACTTTCAACCTGTACTGACACCGCCACTATAGCAGTCATTATTTCTGACACTCCAGCTCTTTTAAGTAAAGAATCTATTTTATCAAAAGTAAAATTTTCTTGCCTATATTTATTTATATCATCTTCTGTAATTTCAACCCCTTTTTTTGTAATGATCAATTTTGGTAATTTTTCATAAATACTAATTGCATACTCTAGACTATTATCTGATATCAAAAATAATTCAACACTTTTTTGATTTGCTATAATTTCATCTATTAATTTTTTGACTTGTGGATTGGATGGGTTTGTAGTCCCCACTTTAACACTATCATCCAAAATTGCAAAACAAACAATTTGAAAATTCTTTGACTTTTCAATTGGTATAAAACTCAAAGCATCTGGAGCTATAGGAAAACCTTTTAAATTTATATATGGAACATCACAAGATACAGCAGAAGCTTTTGCTTCTTCTTCAAGGTTGTCTATTTTTATATCATGAAGCTTCTCTTTTAATTTTATAGAATCCTCATTATCCTGATTTTCTTTGAGTAAATCACCAATATTTTGTGTCATAAGTATTAAAATTTATTAATCCCTAGCCTTTGGTCTACCTCTTCTTCTTTTTAATTTAGCATCAGCTGGGATTTTATTTATATCAGAAACTTTTACAATTTGATTTTTCGTTTTCATATAATTTGATAAAGACGCTACCACTCTAATCACCTTACTATATTTTTTACCAGATGTAAGTTCATTGAAAAGAAGTGCCCATGCAGATGTTTGAAATACTGATATAAACATTCCAACAAATAAATATAATACAACAAGTGGAATTATCTTAAACAAAACCATTGTTATATCCCCATTTGTAAATGCATATATTACAAGCAAATCCATATTGTAAGGACCAAGTATTACTAATGTTAAATATATCACTATAAGACCTATAAAAGTATTTATAATCAAAAGAGTCGCCATCATCTCTATACTAATAAGCCAATTTGTTTTGAATAAATTCCATGCTTTTGATATGGATGGGACAAATTTTTCACCTTTAATAATAACAAAATTTATAGCATATTTAATAACAAAAGAAATAATTGTAGCAACAGGTAGAAAGAATAACCAAACTATTATACCTATAACAAATTTAAATTTTTCTCCACCAGCCTGAATAACAAAAAGAAGTAGTGGTATTGCTATAACAAGTACAATAAGAGTTATCAAAAATTTTGATACAAAATTCAAACCTAAAACTTCTATAAAATAATCTTTGGATTTATTGAAAATATCTTTGAATTTTACGGGTTTATTTTCTGCTATATCATTTGTAGCTTTTATAATAGCCGTCTGGGAAATTATAATAATCCATATCACTATAATTGCAATAATAATCATTATAAGTACCATAGTTGCCCAATTCAAAATACCTAAAAATCCTTGAGCGTTATGAAGTGCATCTAGTAAAAAGAAATCTCTCACACCTTGTGGAATTATAGAAGATGTCATATCTTCTACACTATACATGGTATTGAAAAATATTTGCATTTCTCCACCATTTCCAAGCCAAAGAGCAAATACACCAAAGAACCATAAAAATTTATACTTCCAAGTTATCTGCCATGCCTTTTTTAAAATAGATCGATATAAAGGTTCCATAATTTTAGTTTTTATTTTTTTAATTATTTATTTTAAAATATAAAATAGCAAGAAATATCCCTCTCATATATTATAGTAAAAAAATGAAAATATAACAAAATAAAAAATGCCAGATTAGACAATCTGACATTTTTTTAGTACAAATATTAAAACATATTTTCAAATTCTTCTTTCTCAATTGTTTCTTTTTCTAATAATTTATTTGCTATTTGATCTAATTTTTCTCTATTTTTTATAATAATATCTTCTGCTTTTTTATAGCACATATCTACCAAATCTTTTATCTCTAAATCAATCTTCTTTGCTACATCTTCACTATAATCTTTATTTTCATGAATTTCTCTACCCAAGAAAACCATCTCCGTATTTTGACCAAAAGACCTATAACCTAAGTCTTCATTCATTGCATACTTTGTAATCATTTTTTTTGCTATGTCTGAAACCTGTTGTAAATCAGAACTTGCACCATTTGTAATCTCTCCAAAAATAATCTTTTCTGACACCAAACCTCCCAAGGTCATAGCTATATCATCTATAAATTCTGTTTTTGTATGAAGATGCTTATCTATATCTGGCAATTTCATTGTATATCCAGCCGCTCTTCCACGAGATATGATAGAAATCTTATGTATAGGATCACAGCCTGACAATAAGTGGCCAACCAAAGCATGCCCTGCTTCATGATATGCTGTAATACTTTTTTCTTTTTCAGATAAAATGTGACTTTTTCTCTCAGGTCCAAGCATTACTTTTTCTATACTATTTAATATGTCTAATTGTGAAATTCTTTTTTTGTTTTGTTTTGCTGCTAATATTGCAGATTCATTTAAAACATTTCTTAAATCCGCTCCAGAAAATCCAGGAGTTCTTTTTGATATCATTTCTAAATCTACATTTTCTTCAAGTGGCTTGTTTGCAGCATGAAGTTTTAAAATTGAATACCTATCATTCATATCTGGAAGATCTATTATAACTTGTCTATCAAAACGACCAGGACGAAGAAGTGCAGGATCTAAAACATCTGGCCTATTCGTAGCAGCGAGAACTATAATATTTGTTTCATTATCAAATCCATCCATTTCTACTAATATTTGATTTAGAGTCTGTTCTCTTTCATCATGACCTCCACCAAGTCCCGCACCACGATGTCTTCCTACAGCATCTATTTCATCTATGAAAACTATACATGGAGAAGCTTTCTTGGCTTTTTTAAATAAATCTCTAACACGAGATGCACCAACACCTACAAACATCTCTACAAATTC
This window of the Patescibacteria group bacterium genome carries:
- a CDS encoding GspE/PulE family protein, giving the protein MTQNIGDLLKENQDNEDSIKLKEKLHDIKIDNLEEEAKASAVSCDVPYINLKGFPIAPDALSFIPIEKSKNFQIVCFAILDDSVKVGTTNPSNPQVKKLIDEIIANQKSVELFLISDNSLEYAISIYEKLPKLIITKKGVEITEDDINKYRQENFTFDKIDSLLKRAGVSEIMTAIVAVSVQVESSDIHIEAQEDGIKVRMRIDGVLHIVASLDSEIWSKIISRIKLISGLKINITEKPQDGRFTIHLSKEDIDVRVSTIPTNFGESVVMRLLRSSTNSLGFESLGIRGKSFVDLDQQIKRPNGMIITTGPTGSGKTTTLYGILKKLNSPENKIITLEDPIEYRLQGVNQSQIQKDKDYSFASGLKSILRQDPDIVMVGEIRDLETADTAINAALTGHLVISTLHTNSSSAAIPRLLAMGVKPFLLSPAINSIIGQRLVRKICPDCKEEEKIDNEKMTQILNILSSIPVNSGSQLDQEELNNIKFYKSRGCEKCHGLGYKGRVGIYEVLTMSPEIENVILENKVSEYVIQELAQKNGMITMVQDGLLKAKDGITSIEEVFKVAD
- the ftsH gene encoding ATP-dependent zinc metalloprotease FtsH — protein: MKNAFKNFFIFVVAILLIAIVFSFYNIEQPKKPENISLANLSSKIQNEEVKKIEIVGDSLDIELNNGELNKAQKEKDESLTQTLINLGSDKDKLNKVDISVKDESGLLFWATTILPFLLPFLFVGIFIWFMFRRVQGANSKALSFGESGAKLADKKKKFTFKDVAGAIEAKEELREVVEFLRDPQKFIKLGAEIPKGVLLLGAPGIGKTLLARAVAGEADVPFFHISGSEFVEMFVGVGASRVRDLFKKAKKASPCIVFIDEIDAVGRHRGAGLGGGHDEREQTLNQILVEMDGFDNETNIIVLAATNRPDVLDPALLRPGRFDRQVIIDLPDMNDRYSILKLHAANKPLEENVDLEMISKRTPGFSGADLRNVLNESAILAAKQNKKRISQLDILNSIEKVMLGPERKSHILSEKEKSITAYHEAGHALVGHLLSGCDPIHKISIISRGRAAGYTMKLPDIDKHLHTKTEFIDDIAMTLGGLVSEKIIFGEITNGASSDLQQVSDIAKKMITKYAMNEDLGYRSFGQNTEMVFLGREIHENKDYSEDVAKKIDLEIKDLVDMCYKKAEDIIIKNREKLDQIANKLLEKETIEKEEFENMF